A window of Oryza glaberrima chromosome 2, OglaRS2, whole genome shotgun sequence genomic DNA:
gccggccgcctccccgccctcgggcggcgcgccggcgtcgTACAACAGCGTGCCACCGCCCCCCGCCGACGAGATCCAGCTCGCGAAGCAGCGCGCGCAGGCGATCGCGGCCAGGCTCTTCAACGCCGCCGAGGCGAAGCGCCcccgcctcgacggcggcggcggcggcgacgacgacgacgcgggcgcCGGGGTGGGTTCcctgggcggcagcggcggcggcggcggcggccgcgcgacCGGGCTCGGCTTCTCGTCCTCGGCCGGTGGCGGTGAGTTCCCCCGCGCCTTCTCGTTAAACCCTTGTTAGATCGGGAgatcttgtttttgttttctcgtCGTTAGTGGCAGGCTCGTAGCTGCTGTGATGTGGATTTAGTTAGGGTTTTCCTTTGCTTGAATTACTCTTCGATTTGTCTCTTGGATTACAAGATCTGTCAGCCTGAGATGTTACCTGATTTCAACCCCTTAAGATTAGGCAGTGAGAAGTATGGTTTACTTTTGTTACAGTCTGCAAGTTAGTAAGCTGCAAGTACTCGTGCACGATCCCGCGGTTTACATGCAGTTACACCATGGCTTTGTTGATAGCATGACGCCTTGTCATGTGCAGATGAGGATTTACCATAGTATCTACCTGCATATAGTTAATAACGCTGTTCTAGTGTTGTAGGAAAACTTCATCGGGCAGAATTATGTGTTAAACTGTTGTTGCTTGTCACGTTCTGTGGTTATGTGGATGCTGCAGCGCGATCTGTTTGTGTTATCATGATTGTCACCATTATACTCTGCCTCCTTTTTCGTAAAAATGGTATATGGGATATTCAACTGTACCACATTCACTTTACCATGGTATCGATTACCTTTTTATGATTGTATTATTTCCTTCTATTGAAGTACCCCTATGTCTATTGTTTCATTTAAATTGTTTGTTTACTTCACTTTTATTATGGATTTACCCATCTACGTGCTGCCTGTTATATCATTATTGCATTTTTTTCAGGGCACGGATCTGCTATCCCATCTTTATCTTCTCATGGCAGCACACCTCAGTACTCATATGGTGGATACCAGGGTACAAGCAAAACAATTGAAATCCCAAATGGAAGGGTAGGCTTTCTTAGATTTACCTGTTCCAATGACTAACTTTTTTGTGATGGAATGAATTTCACATCAACTGGTCTTGCTAACAAGTCTGGTGGCCTAATGCAGGTTGGTGTTATCATTGGAAAGTCGGGGGAAACTATAAAGAATCTCCAACTTCAGTCAGGAGCTAAGATCCAAGTGACAAGAGACCTTGATGCTCTACCTGGCTCACAGACAAGACCTGTTGAACTTTCAGGCACTCCTGATCAGATAAGCAGAGCTGAGCAATTGATCAATGAGGTCCTGGCAGAGGTAATCCTGTTACGCTCGTGGCTTTCCTTTTACCATTTTAGGGATGACTTGACATTAGCTGAACATCTTGTTCGATGACCATACTTATTATTCATGTAACCTCTTCTGCAGGCTGATGCTGCTTCATCTGGTAATCTCTCTAGCCGAAAGTACAATGCTCCTCAACCAGGTGCTGATCAATTCCAAATGAAAATAGCTAACAATAAGGTAATCCACTTTTCTGAATTAAAGTTAGCTTGAtgctattgaaaaaaaatcacagttcTGCTAAAAATACAATGAGGATGAGGGTCTCGGTGACAATTCCACATCTGACCTAATAATTTTGTTTATTTCAGGTTGGTCTGGTTATTGGAAAGGGTGGTGAGACTATAAAATCCATGCAAGCCAAATCTGGTGCTCGTATACAGGTCTGTGTTCTTGCCCTGCAAATTCACGCTTTAGGCAAGGGCGTTCATGACATGGCACTATTGTTTTTGttataatactttttttttctgcattgtAATTTTGTTGGCTAAGACTACCGAAATGACACACATGCTTGCCTGTTTGCATATGAAATATCTGAAGCATGCTTACTATATGAACTGGTTGCTTCCAGCATTTCTATATCTTTTATGTTCTCATGTGCACATTTGCAGGTTGTCCCTTTGCATTTACCCCCTGGTGATCCTGCAACCGAAAGAACAGTGTATATTGATGGTACACAAGAGCAAATTGAAACTGCAAAGCAATTGGTGATTGAGGTTACCAGTGAGGTCTGCTTTTATCCCTTGTCATATTTGTTGCCTGATTTCATGATTGCTATGCCAATTTGCGACTTATCTGTGGTGTTAAAACAATTCTGCCTTCTTATTTTTTTGGGTTAATTTTGGATCGTTATGTTTTATCCTTCCCCCCTAATTGGCCTTCCCTTCTTTACTTgttctttttaaaagaaacattTGCCTTACTTTTGCTTCTGTGATGACCTATGGTTCTCTGACAATAATGTTCATGACATCTTTATGAACACATATTAGTCATGGATTCAGGGTATGCTGTCAACATGCTCCCACACATGAGGGTGCCATACTATCTTTCTAATACACACACAGTTTCCAATATCCGATGCACAAActgatttataatttttttttgtcttcatAGCTGCTCTATTGATTCACATTATTTTAAATGTGTACAGTTAAAATAATCTTCTAACTATTGATGCAAAAATCTCCATTATACCCTAATAGTACTCTTGGATCAATGTTCTGATTTGTTAGCTACATATTGTGTGTGCTTGGTGCTGCCTATTCAACTCTGAACTATATTCTTATATTGATTCTCTCAATTAATGTATATATTTCCCATCTccaactatatttttatattgattCTCTCAACATAATACTGTCCATACCTTGGTATGTGGCACACATCTACACTGGAGACCAGGTTTGTTATGGCATAAATTTTCATATACGAGATCCTGCTTGATAGAAGATTAATTTTTAACTGATAGTTTGGATATCTGTTTGTGATCTAACCTCATATACCTGGTCTCGTATAACTTTTAAGTTGGGCTGGTCCCTTATCTCTTTTGTGGATAGTTTGTATACATTGCTTTACTCAAGTGAAATACATGGGTGGTGTACATATATGATTGCAGGTTGTGCAATTTAGGTGCAGGTATTTAGGctacagttttgttttgctgttttagtacgctatatatatatcacttctGGCGTCTTTGCCTTGCGCACTATTTGATGCTTAATTCTCAGTATGGATGGGCGCTGGTCACTACATGTCAACTCACTCTAGTTCAATCAAATGAACTAGTGGGCCGATTGGTACTCACATAGTGACTCGTGTCCATCCCTAATTCGCAGCCCATGATATTTGCTCTCTTCAAGTTGGGAGTAGCATGTAATTCGAACTTGATGTTACTCTAATAATAACCCTGAAAATCTATATAGTTCAAACTTAGATTCATGTAACAAGGGCACGTTGGATTCCTTATTTGTTTATTTCTCGTCTATATTTTCTCCTCTGTGAACTTGCAGGTTACCATACCTAAGCTGTTAGAAAACTGCAAAATATTTCTCCTTTGTTTATACCATATTCTTGGAGGAGACCATGGACAAAAGAAATTATTGGTGCTTATCTGTTTTGATTATCAATGAAATAGATATTTCACTTAGTTGAGTAGTATAATCACTTATCAGTCAATTATTTTTGACCTGTCAACATATATAAACTGCATGGCACTGTTCTATTGCTATTCAATATATATGTTCGTCTAGATGTCCAATCTTCTTTAGCCCCCATAGTTTTGCACATGGGAGACGATAGATGGGCATCACCAATGTTGCTTGAGAATATTGATCTCGGTGAGTTTTGCTCCCTCTATTTTTCTTGGTGGTTCTGGAATTTCTGTATGTTACTTTGCTTTGGGTTTGTATATGTTTGTCTGTCTTTTGCACTGCTGTTCTGCATGGTTTGTCGTATATTATCTtgttgtatatacatatacagaTGTGCAAACTATATTTTTGCAGAATCGTGCTAGAAACCCAATGTCAGGTGGCTATTCTCAGCAGGGCTATCGCCCTCCTCGTCCTCAGTCAAATTGGGGTCCGCATGGGGGGGCACCGATGCAACAGCCTGGTTATGGTTACATGCAGCCTGGAGCCTATCCTGGGGCACCCCCACAATATGGCGCTCCTCAGCAACCTTATGGTAGCTACCCTCCAGCATCTGGGGGTTATCAGACTGGGTGGGATCAATCATCAAATCAGCAATCTCAGCAGGCCCCCCCTGGCACGggctatgattattacaatcaACAGCAGCAACCTCAACAGCAACAATCTGCCCCTGGGACTGCTGCACCTGGTGATGCTACTAGCTATAATTCCAGCCAGCCTCCTGCATATGCTTCCCAAGGGTATGATTCGTCCTACGCTCAGCAGAGTGGTGGGCAGCAGCAGGCATATGATTATTCTAGTTATTATCAGACCCAAGGGCAGCAGCAGGGTTACTCTCAGCAGACTGGATATGATCAGCAGGGCTATGGAACTTCTGGCTATGGGTCCGCCGCTAATTCAACTCAGGATGGGTCCGCACCAAGCTATGGTGCTCAAGGTGTAGCTGGTCAAGCATCTCCTGGACAGCAAACTTCAACTCCTGCTGCTGGAAGCCACCCTGGCTATTCAAGCCAACCACCTACTAGCGCTGCTTCAAGCTACCCGGTGCAAGGGTCTGCTCCTCAGTCTGGATATGGGGCGCCACCACCACAGACTGGCTATGGTACCCAGCCCCAACCACAGGGAGGGTATGGTCAGGGCAGTTATGGCGCACCTCCTCAGGGACAGAAGGCTCCTCCTAACACTTCTCCTTACGGACAGGCGCCGCCTCCTGGATCTGCTCCTGGTGGGTATGGCCAGTATGGTTACTCTCAGAACCAGCAAGGCTATGGCGCACCTCCGCCTTACCCTGGTGCACCTGCTGCAAGCCACCCAGGCTATGGTCAGCAGCAGTCATACGGTGATCCTTATGGCAGTGGAAGCTACGGGCAGCCCACCGCTTATTCTACTGAAGCTACAACTGCCGCTGCCTCCCAGGACCAATCTGCTTCTGCCCCTGCAGCCGGGGCTGCGCCTGCGACAACCGCTGCTCCGGCACCTACTGCTCCTGAGAACAGTGGAGCCCAAAGTCCTGCTAGTTAAACCTGCACCTCAAGCTTTAAGCTTCTTTTAGAGAGGGGTTTCCGGATTTATGTGTTGAAATTGTTTTTTGTTGCTCCTTAATGTTGACTTGTTTTAAATATAGACTGTTATTATTGTTTAGTTTTGCGTTATGTTATGTTACTTTTGATACATATGCAGGCTTGACTGTGTGCTTAATGTGCCGTGTTACTGCCATGTAAGCTGGACGTTATATCCAAATCTGAGCCCTACTTTTGCAATAGTTTTGTCTGGTCTAATATTTCTTGCGGTGGGTTGGATTGATATTGATTGTTTTTGTATGGAAATTTTAAGTTATGTTTTGTTAGGTGTGTTTCGTGTAAAAAGCACCGCCATCCCGAAATCCTATTTCAGCGCCAATTCATCATCATCTCTGTTTTCTACTCGGACACAAGCTATATCCCAGAAAGTTTCCAATCCTACCCCAATTCATTATTCGAAACCTCGCTCCACTTCAATTTAATTCATCATTCTAATAATTTATTTACTTGAAACCTGCTCCGCACCAATTTAATTCATCATTCTGGTTTATTGACGCATAGTTCAGGTAATCTAGCTTTTTGTTGCATTGTTCAGGTATATTGTAATCAAAGATTATCCATGTATGGCGCGGATTATGCAGACAAAAGCGTCCTAAACTCGTTTACCTATCGTCCCATCCAATTTCTTAAAATCTGCTACAGGCAATATATATCTAGCATGCACAACGGCCTAACTGGATTCCTAATTTTCTGACGAAATCGAAGTTAGTTATTATACCCCGTATGTAAACCAGTAGCGTAGACGCGACGATTCTGAACTCCCCCATCACATctccggcaatggcggcggcggcggcgcccccctcctcctcgtcgctcgCGCCCCCCGAGGTGCCCATGGAGCTGCACGCCGGCAACCGCGatcgcctcgtcgccgcgctccgcgcccacctctccgcctccggccgccccctccgcggcctcgtcctcctccaggTCCACCTCCCGTTTCGCCTCTTCTGTTGTTGTATCCCCCTTTTTTCCCGGAGGGTTTACTGAAGGGTTTTTTCCGGCGATGTTGAACCCTTCGTCTTCTccagggaggggaggagcagaCGCGGTACTGCACCGATCACCTCGAGCTCTTCAGGTAGTTAGCTGCTGCCCTGAACTCACTCAAGTCCGTGTTGTTACTGCATTATTGTATTTCTGTTTCATGGGACAATCAGATTGGGAGGTTGAGTGGAGATCGAGTGGAAAACctggattgattttttttttaacaggcAGGAGAGCTACTTTGCTTATCTCTTCGGAGTGAGGGAACCGGGGTTCTATGGCGCAATCGTGAGTTTCTCTTGTTCCTCTTGCTGTTGCTCGGTGGACTAACCTTTCATTATTTTCCTGCAACTATTTGGTCCTGATATATTTGTTCATGAATTATGAATATATACATGCTTGGAAGATGGTATTGTCCCTGTGGTTATTGGCATGGTGTGTGTAGGTGAACTTTTCGGGACTTGTTCTTGCGTATAAATGGTAGAGCTCCTCATTATGTAGGTGAAATGTTTCTATGAATGTATATGTACTCACCTCGCTGTTAGTGTAATTTAATTTGGTGCTCACGGGGCTAACTCACTGTCCCATCCTGCTTAGTGCTTTGTTCACTTTCTGCATATTAGTTAGAGCCACGGGAAAATGTTAGGATAGATTGGTGGTTGGTTCAAATCAGTTCACTTGTCTTCCTACACAATCATGCTTATAAGGCAAAGATCCGTGACAATTATTGCAAATCGTTTTGTTTCTAAGAGCTTTTTGACAGTGTGGCAACAAGCCCCTGCTACTGCAGGTTATTCTGCATAGTTATATGATACTGGTTATTTGATATGACGTGTCCTAACTGAGTCTTTTGTTGTTCTGAAAGGACATTGCCTCTGGACAGTCAATTTTGTTCTCTCCAAGGTTGCCAGCTGATTATGCTGTGTGGATGGGTGAAATTAAGCCATTGTCTTATTTTAAGGTATTTGATCTTCTAGATACCGCATTTTGCATTTTCTGctaaagtttgaagtttgaactaGCATCTTTGCATGAATCTATACAGGATAGGTACAAGGTCGACATGGTGTTCTATGTTGATGAGATCACACAAGTTCTGCAGGACCGTTTCAGCGATCATGGAAAGCCTCTTCTGTTTGTGTTATATGGAAAAAATACAGACAGCGGAAATTATTCAAAGCCTGCTAGTTTTGAGGTACTTAAAATATCAATGCATACATCATTAACATCAGTTTTGTATTTGTAAAATACTGTAGATTGAAAGCATAATCAGGCATGTTGCTCTTGCAATACTGTTTTCTTTATGGTCTTCAATGTAGTCTCAAACAAGATCCATTTCCTTCTTATGGTCTTCGACTTATTCTCCAAAAAGATCAAGATCCATTTGTGTATTATGATATATGTACTTTATCAAGGCACTCAGTTTCTCTCACACTTCTCTGCTCACATTGTGCATTCAGGTTAcaatgttgatttttttcttcctgttTTTGCCAGGGGATGGAGAAGTTCGATTCCGATTTAAGTACACTTCACCCTATTTTAACTGAATGCCGTGTTATCAAATCTGACATGGAGCTTGCCCTTATTCAGTATGCTAATGATGTGAGCTCTGAAGCTCACATTGAGGTAACTATGGATACCGCTtaatgtagtttcttttttcttttccttttctttaaaaGGGATCATATAGAAGCAGACAAATACTTGTAAGGTTacaagaaagagaaaaatacGATATGCATTAGTCAGTCCTACCACACCAGGTCCTAACGCATCAAGCAAAGTGCAATGCTAATAAAGTCATAATACTGGGACCCACTATCTGATTCAATTCATAAGAACATATGTTTGGCATTTAGGTAATTATAATTACTTATTGAGATGCAAATTGTATAGCTGCTCTTATTAACTTGAACTTTACAAGGTCATGAGACGAGCAAGACCAGGCATGAAGGAATACCAGTTAGAAAGCATCTTTCTTCATCATGTTTATATGTATGGAGGCTGTCGACATTGCTCTTATACATGTATATGCGCTACTGGAGAGAATAGGTGAGTGCTCCTGTTGTGAAACAAATGCCTATATATGGACTGATTGGTATCTTTAAACGTTTTTTCACCCACTTTTGAGTATAGTTCAATATGTCTAAGCTGAATAGGAAAGGAAGGATGATAAAATCCTAGATCCATTATCCACTGTTACTTTGCATGCTGTTTCCATTCGAAGTTGGGACAGTAATGTATAAAGCATTCTGATACCATGATCTTCTAGTGGAAGAGGCAGCAATTTTTGCAATAGAGCAACCCTAGTTCTAGAAATAAGAGTACTCATTTCAACATTGATGTGTCAATAGGGTCTCTCTTTTACTAGCATTCAGATCGAAGCTGGTAACTACCTATTTTTGGACTTATTTTGATACAAATGACTACGTAGACGTATATCAGGTCCAAATGTGACATTCTGAATGTGTTCTAAGTTCACTACTCTGTCCTAAGTCTGCATCTCAGATATTCATAGTGGCATAATTTTGCCAACAGGATTCAATCTACACATGAAACTATATTATATTTGAGTTGGTTGAACTATCTGGTGTTTTAACTCTTCTGCCTGTTGTGCAGTTCTGTTCTTCATTATGGACATGCTGCAGCACCAAATGACAGGGTACTCTTTTACGAAACTATGCGACTGTTGTTAATGTTTTTGTGCTATTTATTTACTTGTTATACCCACCAACAAGCATAGCTTAACTTGTCCAAAGTGGCAAAGCGCTCAAACCTCTTATGATCATGCTGCCAGCTAATTGGAAATGGGGATGATTTGTTTTGATTTCAAGACAGTAGAGTTCACCTACCTTGTTCATCATCAGCTACAATTTATTAAGTACCAATGTACCATGGGGTCTTGTAGTATTGGAAGCCACTAAGCCAGAGCAACTTTCTCTTCTCTAGCTGATGTCTCTGTTCGTAGCAAACTTGGAGGTTATATAATGGAAGCAGCCAAGAGGACGAGTTGTTCTGGTGCTTTATTTAGTCGATAACTAGGTGGTATATCAGTGTATGAGTGTCTGCTATGCCACCTCTTTATACCGAgttagtgaaaaagaaaaattgaatgTTCATTCTCTTCAATGAAGTATGTGAATGTGAATATGTGGTGGTGTAGTTGTCCTACGGGGACTATGAAACGCTAGACCATGTAGTCAATGATTTAAGCTACTATGCAGGTCCACATTACTAGctagcaggaaaaaaaatgcaacttaAATTATCGTTTTTTTTCCAGACCCTGAATGATGGAGACATGGCACTAATGGACATGGGAGGTGAATACCATTGCTATGGATCTGATATAACATGCTCATACCCCGTAAGTGTTTTGGAATATCCAGACATCTACTTTGATAGATATTTTGTTCCAACTTCCAATATATTAGAACTGCTTTATTGTTATTTATTGTTGCTAGAAACATGTACCAATAGATGTAAGCTATGATTATATTTGATGCTAACTGTTAACATATGGATGATATTGTTCTTACAAAACGTCCGGCAATTGAAAGAGGTCCTTTCTTAGTCCTATATATAGTCTCTTGTGTTATATAGCAAATTTGATTtcttactttttatttttaagaataattttaggtaattttttttgacttgtCTTAGTAATCATGAAAAGAGAACTCGGCGATGAAAATAACAAGAAAACCCCTAATTAATCTTGAACTCaaactctaaaattttttttcgaAGATCGGTCAAGCAAAGGCTTGTCTATGTTGCTATCTGATTATGCGTTATTTCTTTCTTAATTGCCACTATCTATAGTGTAGTTTGTTGGAGTTATATGAGATGATGTTCATTTCTGTTTTCCATTCTATGTTAGTTTGCTTCTGACATTTCCTTGACCATTGGCTATTTTCCCCCCTTTTCCTGGGAGTCTTTTGTCTCCACCTTGTTTTGTCATCCTTATTAGTTTTTATCATCACATACCATGGGTATCTGTTGGATGTATGTGTCCAGTTCAATAGTATCTAGCTGCCCTGAGCTTTTTTCCCCATCCAATATTATCTAGTCTCATCGTGGTGCTATCCCATATTCTCTCAATTCAATCCTCATGCATATTTGTCTTATGATTCCTTTTGATATATATACTTGAGCTGACTTTGGCCAATTGGTTTATAGCTGACGGAGGTATCACCACTAGGGCTGTAAGTGGGTCAGCCGCaaacccacttataggtcaaaataagCGGGTTCGCGGCTTTTTTTAGCCTATAGGTGGGTTTCgcgggttagccacttacacccctAATCACCACATTGCATAGCCTTATAACTCTAGAATCTAGATTGATGCATTACTTTTTAGCATAACTTTGATCAAAACCACACAATTGTCTCTTTGTCTTGTTCTGTCTATTGATATGATCTAATTGACTCTATATATTTCAGATAAATGGGAAATTCAACAACAATCAGACAATAGTATACAATGTGAGTACTGATAAAAAACATTTCCTTTCTTCCTGATCTATTTCTTGCCTGGCTGTTTTTTATAATCTTTTGCTGGCTTCGTTAGGCTACTATCCTCATATGAAGAGTTCTTCATGTGAATTGAACTTATATGCATAGCACCATCTTTATATGAGATTATCTGTGTTGTACAGGCTGTCCTTAAGGCTCATAATGCTGTCATAGCACACATGCAGCCTGGAGTAAATTGGTTGGATATGCACAAGTAAGAATGCACTATTGCAATTTAAAAACCATGCATTTTAAATGCGCCCTTTATGAAGTTCTGTTAATGAGTGAGTTCAATTATGATGCAACTTTCAATGCATGGAACTTTATTCAATCCGTCTAATCCAGGAATATTTGCAATGCAACTTCAGTGCATGGAACTTTATTCTATCCATCTAATCTAGGAATATTTGCAGTTGAATTATGAAATTTATCATGTTGATTTATGCAAAATTGAATTGTTTTCTCCTGTTTGTTCAAGCATAATTTGATGGTATTTGCAGACTTGCGGAGCAGACTATACTTGAATCTCTCAGGAATGAAAGAATTCTCCATGGGTGTGTATGCTTGCATTCATTGTACTGAATTACTGATTGAACATCAACCTCCAAAGCTGTGGGCCTGTGATGTTGATTTTTGCTGGTGTTTTATCCTTGGTCATCATTTGTTCAGGGATGTCACTGATATGATGGCTCAAAGGTTGGGTGCTGTTTTCATGCCTCATGGTCTTGGACACTTGCTTGGTATTGACACCCATGATCCTGGGGGCTATCCTGAGGTTGTTTAAATACATACTTTATGCCATGAATTATCTTTAAGCGTAGCTTTATAGCTCTAAATTGCTCCCTTCTTTTAACTGAGATGAATGTCCTCTTTTCTTGGCTTTTAACTGAGATGGACGTGTTTTTTGGTTGATTTCAGGGCTTAGAGAGGCCAAAGGAGCCAGGACTGAGCTCCTTGCGGACCATAAGAGAACTTAAAGAAGGCATGGTTAGTAGCTGCTTTTCTGATTAATTTCTGAAGATTTAGCATAAAAAAATCTTCTAATTTTTTCCTGTTAACTGTGTGTGCTTTGTCATGAATGCGGCATTAATCAATTTAGTTCCTTGACTGTTTACGACTACATTTTCTTTTTAGGCATTCTGGTAACGTTTTACCTTTTTCAGATTTTGAGAATTCCAACCTGATTCTTGTCATTATCCCATTTATGTTACATCTGATTACTCATGACCAATTTATTTGCTTTGTTATCTGTAGAATTCTGCAATATCGGGAACTTGTTCCCACTTAATTTCTTGTCAAATTCTTCATAAGCAAGTTACTTTATTGTAGACATCAGGCTCCTGGGATCCATTTTCCTTCATGTCTCTCTTGAAATGAGATGATATAATGACCTTAATGGGTTCTTCGTAAATGATAATATTTTAGTGCAAACTGCTCAAGGTGCTTCAGTATATATCTCCTATCTGACAATGTAGCTGGAACTTAAACCCCCTTCTTATATCTGAAATTACGGAGATAAATGAAGGGAAAAGAAATGTTTGTGTAAAAATGGTACTACACTGTCATCCTCCATCCTAGAACTTTGTGATCCTTGCTGAGAAGGGTCTGGACCGTGGGTGccctatttttctttttttcttttttctttctttttttttttttgagacaggGTGCCTTATCTATAGCAACAATAAACCTTTGAACTCTTTATGGTATGTGTGTTGCAGGTTATCACAGTTGAGCCAGGCTGCTATTTCATTGATGCTTTGCTGATACCAGCCAGGGATGATCCAGTTTACTCGAAGTTCTTCAACTGGGAAGAGATTGAAAAATACAAAAGCTTTGGTGGTGTTCGTATTGAGAGTGACGTGGTATGTCTATATTTCCCTGTTCTACATAACTAAACTAGTACTTTAAGAGGATCATGCAAGCATGCTCTCTTTAATGCTAGTGCTAGTACCAGGTGCAACACTACTAGTACATGTAACAACTAACTTCAGGAGAGTAGTTACTAAATCTCAGTTGGACCTTTGAAACTATGATTACGATTTACGAGCCACATAAAATGGATCGAATGTATTGTGGTAGTGTCCTTGATGAGGCAAACTGTCTTGCATTAGCTGGATGGCATAGAAGGAAAAGGATACTCCTTGATAGTTGAAGAATCAAGTACTCGCATTAGGAttatgagataaaaaaaatagtttctcTTACAACACGGGAGACTAATGGATCATTTCAGGTGGTGACTGTCTCACATCACATTGATGGATCAGAGTGCAATAGCTTTTTGGCAACAATCATGCTTGATTTGAATAACTAGAGTTAGATCTAGGAAACTAAGAATCCACTGCTGACTTTGCCAACAGCTTCCATGAGATGTATATGCTGACTGTAATgcattttagatttttatttaactAGTTTTTGGTCAGTATTGTTT
This region includes:
- the LOC127764294 gene encoding uncharacterized protein LOC127764294; the encoded protein is MADDHYSSKRKYDDPSPPPRRTGFSSAPPAASPPSGGAPASYNSVPPPPADEIQLAKQRAQAIAARLFNAAEAKRPRLDGGGGGDDDDAGAGVGSLGGSGGGGGGRATGLGFSSSAGGGHGSAIPSLSSHGSTPQYSYGGYQGTSKTIEIPNGRVGVIIGKSGETIKNLQLQSGAKIQVTRDLDALPGSQTRPVELSGTPDQISRAEQLINEVLAEADAASSGNLSSRKYNAPQPGADQFQMKIANNKVGLVIGKGGETIKSMQAKSGARIQVVPLHLPPGDPATERTVYIDGTQEQIETAKQLVIEVTSENRARNPMSGGYSQQGYRPPRPQSNWGPHGGAPMQQPGYGYMQPGAYPGAPPQYGAPQQPYGSYPPASGGYQTGWDQSSNQQSQQAPPGTGYDYYNQQQQPQQQQSAPGTAAPGDATSYNSSQPPAYASQGYDSSYAQQSGGQQQAYDYSSYYQTQGQQQGYSQQTGYDQQGYGTSGYGSAANSTQDGSAPSYGAQGVAGQASPGQQTSTPAAGSHPGYSSQPPTSAASSYPVQGSAPQSGYGAPPPQTGYGTQPQPQGGYGQGSYGAPPQGQKAPPNTSPYGQAPPPGSAPGGYGQYGYSQNQQGYGAPPPYPGAPAASHPGYGQQQSYGDPYGSGSYGQPTAYSTEATTAAASQDQSASAPAAGAAPATTAAPAPTAPENSGAQSPAS
- the LOC127764295 gene encoding uncharacterized protein LOC127764295, yielding MAAAAAPPSSSSLAPPEVPMELHAGNRDRLVAALRAHLSASGRPLRGLVLLQGGEEQTRYCTDHLELFRQESYFAYLFGVREPGFYGAIDIASGQSILFSPRLPADYAVWMGEIKPLSYFKDRYKVDMVFYVDEITQVLQDRFSDHGKPLLFVLYGKNTDSGNYSKPASFEGMEKFDSDLSTLHPILTECRVIKSDMELALIQYANDVSSEAHIEVMRRARPGMKEYQLESIFLHHVYMYGGCRHCSYTCICATGENSSVLHYGHAAAPNDRTLNDGDMALMDMGGEYHCYGSDITCSYPINGKFNNNQTIVYNAVLKAHNAVIAHMQPGVNWLDMHKLAEQTILESLRNERILHGDVTDMMAQRLGAVFMPHGLGHLLGIDTHDPGGYPEGLERPKEPGLSSLRTIRELKEGMVITVEPGCYFIDALLIPARDDPVYSKFFNWEEIEKYKSFGGVRIESDVYVTAHGCKNLTNCPRETLEIEAVMAGAPWPVRATNNSLSKAS